One Pseudomonadota bacterium genomic region harbors:
- a CDS encoding glycosyltransferase family 4 protein has translation MTKILCVANTAFFIYNYLLVVMKVLRTEGLEIVLVAPEDEYILLLEAEGFRCMPIKKLDRKGANAFRDLELMLELYEIYNMERPDLVLHYTIKVNVYGTFAAKLAKTDSVCTVSGLGWLFTEKSIKTIIGGFLYKILYKIAFSIALNVVFQNRYDQAFFIENRLVNKDKVFLTPGPGVDTGYFCPEQCKDISKNRDKCIFLLMARMLWDKGIKEFAEAAKIVKKRFPFAEFWLIGPIDKENRAAIPEDVIKSWESEGIVQYLGKTTDVRPFLCECDVAVLPSYREGTASSLIEAMAVGKPVITTDAIGCREVVEDNKNGFLVPVKDERALSDAIMKYILLPQEEKNKMGKYSREKALNEFDKKIVIDIYRTIICNAAGPGN, from the coding sequence ATGACAAAGATACTCTGTGTCGCTAATACCGCTTTTTTTATATATAACTACCTGCTTGTGGTTATGAAGGTATTAAGGACAGAAGGGTTAGAGATAGTCCTTGTTGCCCCCGAAGATGAATACATCCTTTTACTGGAGGCAGAAGGATTCAGGTGTATGCCTATAAAAAAGCTCGACAGAAAAGGCGCTAACGCCTTTAGAGATTTAGAACTGATGCTGGAGCTTTATGAGATCTATAATATGGAAAGGCCGGATCTGGTTCTGCATTATACGATCAAGGTTAACGTATATGGTACATTTGCTGCAAAGCTTGCCAAAACAGACTCTGTCTGCACTGTGAGCGGCCTTGGCTGGTTGTTTACCGAGAAAAGTATCAAGACGATTATAGGGGGTTTTCTATATAAAATCCTTTATAAAATAGCGTTCTCAATAGCATTGAATGTTGTTTTCCAAAACAGGTATGATCAGGCATTTTTTATTGAAAATAGATTGGTCAATAAGGATAAGGTTTTCTTAACCCCTGGTCCGGGGGTTGATACCGGATATTTTTGTCCTGAGCAGTGTAAGGATATTAGCAAAAACCGGGACAAGTGTATATTTCTTTTAATGGCAAGAATGCTATGGGATAAGGGTATCAAGGAATTTGCAGAAGCGGCAAAGATAGTGAAGAAAAGGTTCCCCTTTGCCGAATTTTGGCTTATAGGCCCGATTGATAAAGAAAACAGGGCTGCTATACCGGAAGATGTAATCAAAAGCTGGGAGAGTGAAGGTATCGTCCAATATTTAGGCAAGACAACCGATGTTCGTCCGTTTCTTTGCGAATGCGATGTAGCTGTTCTGCCGTCTTACAGGGAGGGTACGGCAAGTTCACTCATTGAAGCAATGGCTGTAGGAAAACCCGTTATAACCACGGATGCTATCGGATGCAGAGAGGTTGTAGAAGACAATAAAAATGGTTTCTTAGTTCCTGTAAAAGACGAAAGAGCATTGTCTGATGCAATCATGAAATATATTCTCCTTCCGCAGGAAGAGAAAAACAAAATGGGAAAATACAGCAGAGAAAAGGCACTCAATGAGTTTGATAAAAAGATCGTTATCGATATTTATAGAACGATAATTTGCAATGCAGCAGGACCAGGAAATTGA
- a CDS encoding NAD(P)/FAD-dependent oxidoreductase, translating to MVVGAGPAGLYTAGMLAQKGLETLVLEAKDEVGKNVICTGIIGKESFEQFGFSNEQIVRSIQDVRIDSPSGTSLFYRHPLPFAFVVERQRFDKYLLKLALDKGAEVVLQCNATDAIIDETGVQIECTSNGSGHVRYKGKTLVLATGIEYELNKKLGLGYPVSFIKAAQKHLKFSKNDDVTLIIGNKLAKGGFGWIVPVGDNMARVGLISKTNPKIGFKNIIERYFPEEDDMSLQIKPIAQGIVSKTFGNRVLAVGEAAGQVKATTGGGIYFGLLCAEIAANVINDAFKKGDLSENKFYVYEKRWKSEIGKEIRLGAVARNLCGRLKDPQIEKIFNTVQSNGYFDYIASHANFDRHGSFVLSFLKMLY from the coding sequence ATAGTAGTTGGCGCAGGGCCTGCCGGCCTTTATACCGCTGGAATGCTTGCGCAAAAGGGTCTTGAAACGCTTGTACTTGAGGCAAAGGATGAAGTCGGTAAAAATGTTATATGCACCGGTATTATTGGCAAGGAAAGCTTTGAACAATTCGGTTTTTCAAATGAACAGATTGTGCGTAGCATCCAGGATGTAAGAATAGACTCTCCTTCTGGTACGTCCCTTTTTTACAGACATCCTTTACCATTTGCCTTTGTTGTGGAAAGGCAAAGATTTGACAAATATCTTTTGAAATTAGCGTTGGACAAGGGTGCGGAGGTCGTCCTGCAATGCAATGCAACGGATGCAATAATAGATGAAACTGGCGTGCAGATCGAGTGTACAAGCAATGGGAGTGGCCATGTAAGATATAAGGGGAAAACGCTGGTTCTCGCTACAGGGATTGAATATGAATTGAATAAAAAACTCGGTCTTGGATATCCGGTTAGTTTTATAAAAGCAGCCCAAAAACATTTGAAATTTAGTAAAAATGATGATGTTACCCTTATAATCGGTAATAAGCTTGCAAAAGGTGGTTTTGGCTGGATTGTGCCTGTTGGTGATAATATGGCAAGGGTAGGGCTCATAAGCAAGACCAATCCAAAAATAGGTTTTAAAAATATAATTGAGAGATATTTCCCTGAAGAGGACGATATGTCTTTACAGATAAAACCTATCGCTCAAGGTATTGTTTCAAAGACATTTGGAAACAGGGTGCTTGCGGTTGGTGAGGCAGCCGGTCAGGTGAAGGCAACGACCGGCGGCGGTATTTATTTCGGGCTTTTGTGCGCTGAAATCGCAGCAAATGTCATCAATGATGCTTTCAAAAAGGGCGATTTAAGTGAGAATAAATTTTATGTATATGAAAAACGATGGAAGTCTGAAATCGGTAAAGAAATCCGACTCGGAGCTGTTGCGAGAAACCTATGCGGCAGGTTGAAAGACCCCCAGATAGAAAAGATATTTAATACTGTTCAGTCAAATGGTTATTTTGATTATATTGCAAGTCATGCCAATTTTGACAGGCATGGCAGTTTTGTACTAAGTTTCTTAAAGATGCTATATTAA
- a CDS encoding glycosyltransferase family 39 protein — MNIKQAITSGKNIWLFPVIAFIGTFAVRFYLVLFSNVITPDGILYIKTAKLIELGESKKLMEFTFIHLYPFLVLLVHKIIPDWELAGRMTSVLMGSLTVIPFFLLIKGIFNIRIAAVSSFFYAISPRLADYSSDVLREPTFWFFSMMALWLAWEGISRGSLLRMVLASISTGLSAFARIEGIAVFVLIFLWIIWYFWKLKPDSKKLFLYLFVFIFTLPVLLLFFIFFFSERLGKWDFGFTMLKIWLLLTSKSGESLELTTDIIQIMPPEFPTFLELAKSHKYVIFLSDVILKLVKSINVVFAFLAIFGIFRRKNIAYNKNEILIAIWFVVFFVTAYLYISKVFYFSTRHGLLMGIPMLVWSGIGFLEIKHRIYLWFKKAYPFNFFTRNITIAFILAILIIILPKTLSPGGYDKRELKRAGVYLKSMGYSGVRFAGEPCLYRIAFYADSEYSPFLSAKTTDELVGFMRENKADLLIFDENTNNVFYRNVQNKIDSSVFEKMNLPEFEKFREYKITVYRLKNRL, encoded by the coding sequence ATGAATATAAAGCAAGCTATAACATCCGGCAAAAATATCTGGTTGTTTCCCGTTATTGCCTTTATAGGTACCTTCGCCGTGAGGTTTTATCTGGTTCTATTCTCAAATGTTATAACACCCGACGGGATTCTTTATATCAAAACCGCTAAGTTGATTGAGCTGGGCGAATCAAAAAAACTTATGGAATTTACTTTTATCCACTTGTACCCCTTCCTTGTTTTGCTTGTCCATAAGATTATTCCCGATTGGGAACTGGCAGGAAGAATGACTTCCGTGCTTATGGGATCGCTCACAGTGATCCCGTTTTTTCTTTTGATAAAGGGAATATTCAATATCCGCATAGCGGCAGTATCATCGTTTTTCTATGCCATAAGCCCCAGACTTGCAGATTATTCATCAGATGTGCTGAGAGAGCCCACCTTCTGGTTTTTTTCTATGATGGCACTATGGCTTGCATGGGAAGGGATCTCGCGCGGCAGCCTGTTGCGTATGGTACTTGCAAGCATTTCTACAGGGCTGTCAGCTTTTGCACGTATCGAGGGTATTGCGGTCTTCGTATTGATCTTTCTTTGGATCATCTGGTATTTCTGGAAGTTGAAACCTGATTCCAAAAAGCTCTTCTTATATCTCTTTGTCTTTATCTTTACCCTTCCTGTTTTGCTGTTATTTTTCATATTCTTTTTCAGCGAAAGACTGGGCAAGTGGGACTTCGGTTTTACTATGTTAAAAATATGGCTTCTTCTGACAAGTAAGAGCGGAGAATCACTTGAGTTAACTACAGATATTATCCAGATTATGCCGCCGGAATTTCCCACATTCCTTGAGCTTGCAAAAAGCCATAAATACGTCATCTTTCTTTCCGATGTTATTCTTAAACTCGTAAAGTCAATCAATGTAGTCTTTGCCTTCCTTGCAATCTTTGGCATATTCAGAAGGAAAAATATAGCCTACAATAAAAACGAGATATTAATTGCGATCTGGTTTGTTGTCTTTTTTGTCACCGCTTATTTGTATATTTCAAAGGTTTTTTATTTTAGTACGAGGCACGGACTTCTGATGGGAATTCCAATGCTTGTCTGGTCAGGTATTGGTTTTTTAGAAATAAAACATCGGATTTATTTATGGTTCAAAAAAGCATATCCGTTTAATTTTTTTACGAGAAACATCACAATAGCATTTATTCTGGCAATTCTGATTATTATTTTGCCGAAAACTTTGTCTCCCGGAGGTTATGACAAGCGTGAATTGAAGAGGGCAGGCGTCTATCTTAAAAGTATGGGATATTCAGGGGTTAGATTTGCCGGAGAGCCCTGTCTTTACAGGATTGCCTTCTACGCAGACTCCGAATACAGCCCCTTTCTTTCTGCAAAAACAACTGATGAATTGGTGGGTTTTATGAGAGAAAACAAGGCGGACCTGCTGATTTTTGACGAAAATACAAATAATGTCTTTTATAGAAATGTTCAAAACAAAATTGATTCTTCTGTCTTTGAGAAGATGAATCTGCCTGAATTTGAAAAGTTCCGGGAATATAAAATCACTGTATACCGGTTAAAAAACAGATTATGA
- a CDS encoding DegT/DnrJ/EryC1/StrS family aminotransferase translates to MAMPDITAEEIKAVVRVMQSRNLSIGSQTLEFERLIALQANAKYAVAATNGTSALHLCMIAANIKQDDEVITTPFSFISSANCILYERAKPVFVDIDPVSYNINSHKIEAAITKRTKAILVVHIFGQPADMDTILEIADRYNLVVIEDACEAVGAEYKGKRTGAIAKAGVFAFYPNKQMTTGEGACLVTNDEEWAALFRSLRNQGRDKFDGWLNHSRLGYNYRMSEINATLGVVQLKRLDEFLKKRNIVASEYSKALSSFEDLSPLKIVPTTTRMSWFVYVVRLSPGIDRDHVIREMEKNGIPTRPYFTPIHLQPFYMDLFGFKEGDFPEAEAAGKSVIALPFYTNMKVEEINVVCRALKDVLAGMK, encoded by the coding sequence ATGGCAATGCCGGATATTACCGCTGAAGAAATAAAGGCTGTTGTGCGTGTAATGCAATCGAGGAATCTCAGCATCGGTTCTCAAACGCTCGAGTTTGAACGGCTGATCGCATTGCAGGCAAACGCTAAATACGCAGTGGCAGCGACTAACGGCACCTCTGCCCTTCATCTGTGCATGATAGCTGCCAATATAAAACAAGATGATGAAGTAATTACAACGCCATTCAGTTTTATCTCATCTGCAAACTGTATACTATATGAAAGGGCAAAACCGGTATTCGTCGATATTGATCCGGTTAGTTATAATATAAATTCCCATAAGATTGAAGCTGCAATTACGAAAAGGACCAAGGCTATTCTCGTTGTTCATATTTTTGGTCAGCCTGCAGATATGGACACTATCCTTGAAATTGCCGATAGATACAATCTCGTTGTCATCGAAGATGCATGTGAAGCAGTCGGGGCGGAATATAAAGGTAAGCGGACAGGCGCCATAGCAAAAGCAGGTGTCTTTGCTTTTTATCCGAATAAGCAGATGACAACCGGCGAAGGGGCGTGTCTCGTAACCAATGATGAGGAGTGGGCAGCGCTATTCAGGAGTCTTAGAAACCAGGGCAGGGATAAATTTGACGGGTGGCTCAATCATTCAAGGCTTGGTTATAATTACCGTATGTCGGAGATAAATGCAACCTTAGGGGTTGTTCAGTTAAAACGGCTCGATGAATTTCTCAAGAAAAGAAATATTGTGGCAAGTGAGTATAGCAAAGCACTTTCATCTTTTGAAGATTTGAGCCCGCTCAAGATAGTTCCAACAACAACCCGGATGAGTTGGTTTGTATATGTCGTGCGTTTATCACCTGGTATTGACAGAGATCATGTTATTAGAGAAATGGAAAAAAACGGTATCCCGACAAGGCCTTATTTTACACCTATCCATCTTCAGCCCTTTTATATGGACCTATTTGGTTTTAAGGAAGGAGATTTCCCTGAAGCTGAGGCAGCAGGTAAGTCAGTCATTGCCCTCCCTTTTTACACGAATATGAAAGTAGAAGAAATTAATGTTGTTTGCCGTGCATTGAAAGATGTTTTAGCCGGGATGAAATAA
- the yihA gene encoding ribosome biogenesis GTP-binding protein YihA/YsxC: MRILSAQYIKSIVKFEETKQLEYPEICFIGRSNVGKSSMINKLVMQKIARTSSTPGATKMVNIYKIHCEVDKERKLLIFSDFPGFGYSKVSKKTYQGWQGMIEGYIRENQYIKRLIWVYDVRREMDEIDSNVIKWIGRTGLDFTLAITKIDKVSKNDVSVKKKLFEQNFGNDRVFVFSSKDGYGRDELLNHISNILGNI, from the coding sequence ATGAGAATATTAAGTGCACAATATATCAAAAGCATTGTTAAATTTGAGGAAACAAAGCAGTTGGAATACCCGGAGATCTGTTTTATAGGCAGGTCCAATGTGGGCAAATCCTCAATGATAAATAAACTTGTCATGCAAAAGATTGCCAGGACAAGCTCTACTCCGGGAGCGACAAAGATGGTAAACATCTACAAGATACACTGTGAAGTTGATAAAGAAAGGAAATTGCTTATTTTCTCTGATTTCCCAGGGTTTGGTTATTCAAAGGTATCAAAAAAAACATACCAGGGATGGCAGGGCATGATAGAAGGATATATAAGGGAAAACCAATACATCAAGAGATTGATATGGGTTTACGATGTAAGAAGAGAAATGGATGAAATAGACAGCAATGTAATAAAATGGATTGGCCGGACGGGGTTGGATTTTACGCTGGCAATTACCAAGATTGATAAAGTAAGTAAAAACGATGTATCAGTAAAAAAGAAGTTATTTGAACAGAATTTTGGTAATGACAGGGTTTTTGTATTCTCATCTAAGGATGGATACGGAAGGGATGAACTGCTCAACCATATTTCCAATATTCTGGGAAATATATAA
- the pyrE gene encoding orotate phosphoribosyltransferase, translating into MDEKQRLLEILKKLSYEEGEFILKSGKKSTYYIDARETALNPEGMYLIGRIMYGMVREIPGIGAVGGVSVGADPLVCAVVLASYGVKDNLTGFFIRKEPKGHGKNLWIEGAKNLKKGMDVIILEDVVTTGGSSLKAVEITEGEGYNVKGIIALLDRLEGGKEVIESKGYTFKSIYNLNDLR; encoded by the coding sequence ATGGATGAAAAACAGAGATTGCTGGAAATTCTAAAGAAATTATCTTATGAAGAAGGAGAATTCATTCTAAAAAGCGGTAAAAAAAGCACCTATTATATTGATGCAAGAGAAACCGCCCTGAACCCTGAAGGCATGTATCTTATTGGCAGGATTATGTATGGCATGGTACGCGAAATACCCGGAATAGGTGCGGTTGGCGGGGTAAGCGTCGGGGCAGATCCGCTTGTATGTGCTGTAGTATTGGCCTCTTACGGCGTGAAAGACAATCTCACCGGATTTTTCATACGAAAAGAACCAAAAGGTCATGGGAAAAACCTGTGGATCGAAGGCGCAAAAAACCTGAAAAAGGGAATGGACGTAATTATTCTTGAGGATGTAGTAACTACTGGCGGGTCTTCTTTGAAGGCGGTAGAAATAACCGAAGGTGAAGGCTATAACGTAAAAGGTATTATAGCACTCCTTGATAGGTTGGAAGGCGGTAAAGAAGTTATAGAATCAAAAGGTTATACGTTTAAATCAATATATAACCTTAACGATTTAAGATAA
- a CDS encoding sugar transferase: MKEISVKRILDFFFSVILIILLSPVIFSIGMMVFATMGRPVLFAQVRPGLKGKPFRIYKFRTMNNLINQSGDMLPDEMRLTKVGRFLRRLSLDELPQLFNVTKGDLSFVGPRPLLMEYLPLYTPDQARRHDVRPGITGWAQINGRNVITWEERFKLDIWYLDHKSLWLDMEILLRTVLKVAKGEGISAEGCVTMPKFTGSRTEG; this comes from the coding sequence ATAAAAGAGATATCTGTGAAACGGATTCTTGATTTTTTCTTTTCTGTTATTCTTATTATACTTTTATCCCCTGTTATCTTTTCTATTGGTATGATGGTATTTGCAACAATGGGAAGGCCCGTATTATTTGCACAGGTCCGGCCAGGATTAAAAGGAAAACCTTTCAGGATCTATAAATTTCGAACCATGAATAACCTAATCAATCAATCAGGGGATATGCTTCCTGACGAAATGCGTCTCACTAAGGTCGGACGTTTTCTTAGAAGGTTGAGCCTTGATGAACTACCGCAGCTTTTTAACGTGACAAAAGGTGATCTGAGCTTTGTGGGGCCACGCCCTCTCCTGATGGAATATCTGCCCCTGTACACCCCGGATCAGGCACGGCGCCATGATGTAAGACCGGGAATTACCGGGTGGGCACAAATAAACGGACGAAATGTTATTACCTGGGAAGAGCGTTTCAAGCTTGATATATGGTATCTAGACCACAAGAGCTTATGGCTGGACATGGAGATACTCCTCCGTACTGTTTTGAAGGTTGCAAAAGGAGAAGGCATTAGTGCCGAGGGTTGTGTGACTATGCCAAAGTTTACCGGTTCCAGGACAGAAGGATAA
- a CDS encoding glycosyltransferase family 4 protein produces the protein MKISSNHREDRKICFVAAIELTIRVFMVEHIKRLSRENRVTVVVNTDNVDFLMAYGLDVKVVPVKIKRRPSPFSDIIALFKLYMLFREEGFYAVHSITPKAGLISMLAAFLANIPLRIHTFTGQVWATKKGIKRGILKNMDRLLALCTTHILTDSKSQQDFIVKEGIVLPGKSFIIGNGSICGVDSIRFRPDQGARMLLREQLLIPESDILFLFLGRLTFDKGLLDLARAFSKLCGSVKNTHLLIVGPDEEGMKDRVISKCSNCIDKIHFYDFTDAPEKFMAASDVFCLPSYREGFGIAVIEAGSAGIPSIGTRIYGVIDSIEENVTGYLYEPGDIDGLFEEMRKIIDEPEVRMEMGRLARERAISLFSKEYVADAFFAFYNCILVKSKDKRDICETDS, from the coding sequence TTGAAAATATCAAGTAATCACAGAGAAGACAGAAAAATTTGTTTTGTAGCTGCAATAGAACTTACCATACGTGTCTTTATGGTTGAGCACATAAAAAGACTTAGCAGGGAGAACAGGGTAACGGTGGTAGTCAATACGGATAATGTAGATTTTCTTATGGCCTATGGACTTGATGTGAAGGTTGTCCCCGTAAAGATTAAAAGAAGACCCTCACCGTTTTCCGACATAATAGCATTGTTCAAACTTTATATGCTTTTCAGAGAGGAAGGTTTTTATGCAGTCCACTCAATTACGCCAAAGGCAGGCCTTATATCGATGCTCGCGGCATTTTTGGCCAATATCCCGTTGAGAATACACACTTTTACGGGCCAGGTCTGGGCCACCAAAAAAGGGATCAAACGGGGAATATTGAAGAATATGGACAGATTGCTTGCCTTATGTACAACGCATATTCTTACAGACAGTAAGTCCCAACAGGACTTTATCGTAAAGGAAGGCATTGTCTTGCCCGGAAAATCTTTTATCATCGGGAACGGATCTATATGCGGAGTGGACAGTATACGCTTTCGACCTGATCAAGGGGCAAGGATGTTATTGAGGGAACAGTTGCTTATACCTGAAAGTGATATTCTATTTCTTTTCCTCGGTAGACTTACTTTTGACAAGGGACTCCTTGATCTTGCAAGGGCTTTTTCAAAACTGTGCGGGTCTGTGAAAAATACACATCTTCTTATTGTGGGCCCGGATGAAGAGGGGATGAAAGACAGGGTTATTTCAAAATGCAGTAATTGTATTGATAAAATACATTTTTATGATTTTACCGATGCACCGGAGAAATTTATGGCTGCATCAGATGTGTTCTGTCTTCCAAGCTATCGTGAAGGATTCGGTATTGCTGTTATTGAAGCAGGATCCGCAGGCATTCCGTCAATAGGAACCAGAATCTATGGCGTTATTGATTCAATTGAGGAAAATGTGACTGGATACCTGTATGAGCCTGGTGATATTGACGGGCTTTTTGAAGAGATGCGGAAAATAATTGATGAGCCCGAAGTGAGGATGGAGATGGGTAGACTTGCACGTGAAAGGGCAATCAGTTTATTTTCTAAGGAATATGTTGCCGATGCCTTTTTTGCTTTTTATAATTGTATACTCGTAAAGAGCAAAGATAAAAGAGATATCTGTGAAACGGATTCTTGA
- a CDS encoding sugar transferase — MKRVFDVFLSSVGLLVSTPLWILIIIVIKIEDGGPVFYLQERVGKHGRIFRVIKFRSMIIDAEKESGPIQASEHDSRVTKVGRILRKTAMDELPQLVNIWKGDMSFVGPRALRPEEKEVRGGGVSFRIEEVPRYKERLAAIPGLTGLAQVYLPADAPRRHKFRYDVLYVRKRSFCLDLKLISLSFWITFKGKWESSGKKI; from the coding sequence TTGAAACGGGTTTTTGATGTGTTCCTTTCATCTGTAGGGCTATTGGTTTCGACCCCTTTGTGGATATTAATCATAATTGTAATCAAAATTGAGGACGGAGGTCCTGTATTTTATTTGCAGGAGCGCGTGGGTAAGCATGGAAGAATCTTTCGGGTGATTAAATTCCGTTCAATGATTATAGATGCGGAAAAAGAATCGGGACCAATCCAAGCCTCAGAGCATGATTCCCGGGTAACAAAGGTTGGCAGGATATTACGCAAAACCGCTATGGATGAACTCCCGCAGCTTGTCAACATATGGAAGGGCGATATGAGTTTTGTGGGCCCGAGGGCGTTGAGGCCTGAAGAGAAAGAGGTAAGAGGAGGCGGGGTATCGTTCAGGATTGAAGAGGTGCCGAGGTATAAAGAAAGGCTTGCCGCCATCCCTGGTCTTACAGGGCTTGCCCAGGTTTATCTGCCGGCGGATGCCCCGCGGCGTCATAAATTCCGCTACGATGTGTTATATGTAAGAAAACGGTCATTTTGTCTTGATTTAAAACTTATATCCCTGTCTTTCTGGATTACATTTAAGGGAAAATGGGAATCAAGTGGAAAGAAGATATAG
- a CDS encoding NAD-dependent epimerase/dehydratase family protein, translating into MKKRAVLVTGATGFIGKYVMACLIKEGLRVFALTRADDGGFAFNSDVEIVNGDITNRLVIPDEVSTIYHCAGVIGREDDIWPVNVQGTQNVVEVAFDHNCRLIYLSSAGVVGRTTKKTVDEETPCNPDNLYEMTKFKAEEIVRQGIKRGLKAQMLRPTTVFGEGREPEKDSFLQLMRSIAAGRYRHIRKGRGIYNIIYAGEVAHAMFVLDNDNIPNGRTYFINTPVSFSEFTSIVSKSLGNQKESIGNLPYIVAFTAAGVFSFIGLLTGKKRGLTFSRLKALTDTRVFSQERLLNETDYRPFYRVDEYLEQLCNKYRKIGFLS; encoded by the coding sequence ATGAAAAAGAGGGCCGTGCTTGTAACGGGGGCAACAGGATTTATCGGGAAGTATGTAATGGCCTGTCTTATTAAAGAGGGATTACGGGTATTTGCCCTTACACGGGCAGACGACGGTGGCTTTGCGTTTAACAGCGATGTTGAGATCGTAAATGGTGATATTACAAACAGGCTTGTAATTCCTGATGAAGTGAGCACAATTTACCATTGTGCGGGAGTTATTGGCAGGGAAGATGATATATGGCCGGTAAATGTTCAGGGAACGCAAAACGTTGTAGAGGTTGCATTTGATCATAATTGCCGGTTGATCTATCTTTCAAGTGCAGGCGTAGTAGGGAGGACGACAAAAAAAACTGTTGATGAAGAAACTCCCTGTAATCCGGACAATCTCTACGAAATGACAAAGTTTAAGGCAGAGGAGATTGTAAGGCAAGGGATAAAAAGAGGGTTAAAGGCACAGATGCTGCGCCCTACGACGGTTTTTGGGGAAGGCCGGGAGCCTGAAAAAGACAGTTTCCTGCAACTCATGCGTTCGATTGCTGCCGGCAGGTACAGGCATATTCGTAAGGGAAGAGGTATATATAATATTATCTATGCCGGTGAAGTTGCCCATGCTATGTTTGTACTCGATAATGATAATATTCCTAATGGCAGAACGTATTTCATCAATACCCCTGTAAGTTTCTCTGAATTTACCTCAATTGTGTCCAAATCATTAGGAAATCAAAAAGAAAGCATTGGGAATTTACCCTATATCGTTGCATTCACAGCAGCAGGAGTTTTTTCTTTTATAGGATTGTTGACCGGAAAAAAACGAGGATTGACATTTTCGAGGTTGAAGGCATTGACGGACACAAGGGTTTTTTCTCAGGAACGCCTGCTTAACGAAACGGACTATAGGCCGTTCTACAGGGTTGATGAGTATCTGGAACAGTTGTGCAACAAATACCGTAAGATCGGTTTTCTTTCTTAA